Sequence from the Gemmatimonadaceae bacterium genome:
GCCTCGGTGGCGTGAGCGCGCAGAGCACGGCGTTTCCCCTGCCCCTCAGCGGCGCGGCGGCGCATCTCGTCGTCGAAGCCGAAACCGCCGAGCGCGCGGGCAATCGAGAGCTCGCGCGACTTCTCTACGACCGCGCGCTGCGGCTGCTGCGCGAGAGCCGGGCGGCCTCGACGATTCTGCGGCGCATCGCCCGCTCGTATTGCGACGACGGCCAACTCGACGTCGCTCTGGACTGTCTCGACGCCGCGCTCGGCTCGGCCGAGGCGCACGGCGCGCTCGCGGACATCGCTCACGCGAAGAATCTCGCCGGCAACATCCTGCTGACTCGCGGCGATTACGCGGCGGCGGAACCGATGTACGCGCGCGCGCTTTCGTTGGCCGTCGAGACGGGGGAGCGCCAGCTCGAAGCCATGGTGGCGCAGAATCTCGGCGTCATCGCGAGCATGCGCGGCGACTTGCCCGCGGCGCTCGAGCACTACGCGACGAGCCTTGTCGTCTATCGGACGCTCGGGATGCAGCGGCAGGTCGGACACGCGCTCAACAACATGGCGCTCGTCTATACGCATCTCGGCCGGCTCGACGAAGCGCAGGCCGCATACGACGAGGCGATCGTGTTGTGCCGCGCGGCCGGCGACGTGCCGCACCGGCTATTGGCGCTGACCAACGCTGCCCGGCTGCACCTCGTGCGCGGCGACTTGAACGCCGCAGACGCGCTCTGCCAATCGATCCTTCCCGAGGCGATCGAAGCAAACGACGACCGCGCCCTCGGCGAGACGTACAAGCATCTGGGCGTCATCGCCCGCGCGCGCGGCGACTTCGAGAGCGCCGAGCGCCATTTCGCCGCCGCGTACGACAACGCGATACGCCGCGAGGATCTGCTGCTCGCCGGCGAGACGGCGCGCGACCAAGCCGAGTTGTTCGAGCTGTTGCACAAGAATCGCGAGACCTTGCAGGCTCTCACGCAATCGCACCGCCTGTTCACCAAGCTCGAGTCGCAGCGCAACCTCGCCGAGCTGCAGGAGCGGGTCGAGCGCCTCGAGGAGCGGTTCTACCTCGTCGTCGCGCGCTGGGCGAGCTCGATCGAATCGAAGGACAACTACCTGCGGGGCCACTGCGAGCGCGTCGCCGATTACGCGTGCGCGCTGGCGCGAGACATCGGGTTCGACGAGATCACGATGTTTTGGTTCCGCATCGGCGCGCTACTCCACGACGTGGGAAAGATCTCGGTGCCGACGGAGATCTTGAACAAGCCCGGCCGGCTCACGCCGCGTGAGCGCGAAGTGATGGAAGGCCACGCCGCCGCGGGCGCGGAGCTCCTCGCGGACATCGAATTTCCGTGGGACATCCTGCCGATGGTGCGCCACCACCACGAGCGGTGGGACGGCGCGGGATATCCGGACCGCATCGCCGGCGAGAACATCGCGCTCGCGGCGCGGATCGTGTGCGTCGCCGACGTGTTCGACGCGCTGACGACCGACCGACCCTACCGCGCCGCGTTCTCGCGCGACGAGGCGCTGACGATGATGAACAACGACCGCGGGAAAATCTTCGATCCGTACCTGTTGACGCGGTTCAACCGCATCGTTCAGGAAGAGGCGGCGGCTATTCCTCGCCGCCGCCGCGGTCGTGTATCGTACGGAGCTCGACGACGCGGAGCTGGCGCACCATCGTCGGCAGCCTGAGGTAGGCCACCTCGCCGACGGCCTTGCCGAGCAGCGCCCGGCCGATGGGCGACGCCATCGTGACGTGTCCCTCCTCGAACTCGATCGCGTCGCCGAAGACCAGATAGTAAGTCTCGCGGCCGCCGGCTTTCTGATCCTCGAGCACGACCTTCGATCCCAAACCCACGCGGTCCGACGGGATCTGCGACGGATCGATCGCCGAAAGCTTGCTCAGGCGCTCGCGCAAATGCCCGAGGCGCGCCTGCACGAATTGCTGGCGCTCGAGCGCGGCCTTGTATTCACTGTTCTCACGGAGGTCGCCGAGCTCGACGGCTTTGCGAATTTCCTGCGGCAGCGTGACGTTGAGCTCGTACTGTAGCCGTTCCGCTTCCGCGGCGAGTTTTTGCTTCAGCTCTTCGATCATATCGCCCGGTCGCGAGCGTTTTGAGTCCAGGGAAAACTTACGCGCCCGGCCGACAGGCCGGGCGCGTGGCTCACCGTTCCAAGTTATCCCGCGTGCGCGCCGCTGGCAAACGACGCGTCGGACGACCGGGCGAACTCGGCGCGCAAACGCTCCATCATGGCGTCGCGCCGATCGTACAAGCGCTTGAGCGGGCGGTCCGCGTGCCGCGCCTTGGCGTACGACGTGAGCAGCGGCAGCGCGACGGTCGAGTCCATGTAGCACACGACGGCGTCGGGCAATCGATCGGGATCGATCTTGCCCCAGCTCACGGCTTCGGCGGGCGTGGCGCCGGAGAGGCCGCCCGTGTCGGGACGCGCGTCGGTGATCTGCAGGAAATAGTCGTGTCCCTTTTCGTCGATGCCGAGCACTTCCTGAATCTGCGGCTCGGTCTGCAGCATGAAGTTCTTCGGGCTGCCGCCGCCGCAGATGAGCACGGCCGACTTTCCGCCCGATCGTTTGGCGTCGAGCACGATCGACGCCGTCTCGTTCACATCGAGGTTCGGGTCGATCGTGCACTTGTTCCCCTCGAGCGCGAGCGCGGCGACGTTCATGCCGATCGACGAATCGCCCGGCGAGGAGGTGTAGATCGGCACGCCGGCGTTGTACGCCGCGGAAAGCAACGACTTCTGTCCGACGGCGAGCGCTCGCTCCCGTTCGCGCACGTACTTGCCGCACAGATTGTGGAACTCGGCGCTCGACATCGCGCGCTGAAACTCGGGTCCTTGAATGACGGCCCGAAAAAAGGCGTCGGTCGACAGCAGCACGTCGTAGTCGAAGAAGATGTCGTAGATGCGCACGACGCCTTCGTCGCGCAGCACCACGTCCGACTCCTGCGGATTCCCGCGGTGCATCGCGAGCCCGAGACCGAAGTGCGTGTCGTGATAGAGATTCGCGCCGGTCGAGATGATCCAGTCGACGAACCCGCTCTCGATGAGCGGAATGAGCGCCGCCATGCCGAGCCCCGCCGGCGTGAGCGCCCCGGTGAGCGTCATGCCGACCGTGACGTCGGGATCGAGCATCTTTTTGGTGAACAGTCCGCACGCTTCTCGAAGGCGCGCCGCGTTGTAGGCGAGGAACACGTTGTCGATCAGATCCGCGGCTGTTTCGGTTCCGCTGATCGCCTTGGGTTCGATGCGCGGCCCGCGGAGATACTTGCTCTTCTCGCGCGCTTCGTGCTTGGCGCCCGAGCGCTCGCGCTCCTCTGCGGCCGCCTTCTGCGCGCCCTTGGGGCCGGCGGCCGATGGTTTGTTGTCGGAATGCTTCGCCATGTCGTCAGCGTCCCCCCCCGTTTTGCGCTTCCCACGCCTGAATCACGGCGTGCGCGGCTTCTTGGGGGTCGTCGGTGAGCAAAATCAAATCCAGGTCTCCCGGTGAGATTTTCGCTTCGCCCAACACGCGCGACTGGATCCAGCGGATCAGCCCGGCCCAGTAGTGTCGGCCGAACATCACGACCGGGAATTGATAGATCTTGCCGGTCTGGATCAGCGTCAGCGCCTCGAAGGCTTCGTCGAGCGTGCCGTACCCGCCCGGGAAGATGATGAACGCGTTCGAGTATTTGATGAACATCGTCTTCCGCACGAAGAAGTAGCGGAAGTTGATGAGCGTATCGAGATACGGGTTCGCGCCCTGCTCGAACGGCAGCTCGATGTTGCAGCCGATCGACGTGCCGCCCCCCTGCTTGGCGCCTTTGTTCGCCGCTTCCATGATCCCCGGACCCGCGCCGGTGATGATCGCGAACCCTGCCTCGGCGAGCAGACGCGCGACTTCCTGCGCCGCCTGGTACTGCGGGTCGTCGGGATGCGTGCGCGCCGAGCCGAAGATCGTCACCCCTTTGGTCACGTGCGCGAGGTTGTCGAACCCTTCGATGAACTCGCCCATGATCCGCATCACACGCCACGGATCCGTGCGGGTGAAATCGTCGCGGCTGCTTCCCGATTGCAGGAGCTTCTCGTCTTCCGTGACCGGCGGGATGTACGTGCGAATCGCGTCGTCGACCATCTTGGGCGGCGTGGTCGGTCCGCCCGGGGTTTTCTCGGAGGGCGGTGTGCGCCCGGCTGCGCGGTGCCCCGCCTCCGTCCTTTCCCGATACCCCTCTTGGGCCGTCCTGGACGCCTCGGCCAGGAGTTGAGGACTCGCTTTATTGCCGCCCGCCGTCCGCGGCGACCTCGGCTTCGCGGGGCGCGCGGCCTTCGCCGTGACGGCGCGTGATTTTCGGTCTGGCATGGCGTTCATCTTACGGGGTTGAGGGAGGAGTTCACAGAGGCGAGCTTCTCCATGGGGGCTCCCCTCTACTCCGCCACAAGTGTCAGTCGTCATTCTCCTCGCCGATGGCGCGCGTCCGGATACGCTCGCGGCCGCGCTCGATTCGGGCGCGTTGCCGGCGCTTGCCCGTCTCCGTGCCGAAGGCGGGCTCCACACGGTCACGTCGTGCTTCCCCTCGGTGACCGGGCCCGCCTATGCCCCGTTCCTCATGGGCCGTTTTCCCGGCCCGGTCGGCTTGCCGGGACTTCGCTGGTTCGACCGCGACCGGACGGCCTGCACGTTCCCCGACTACTCGCGCAGCTACGTCGGCTATCAAATGAGTGCGGTGAACCGGGACGTGGACGCTTCGGCGCCGACGATCTTCGAGCTCACCGGTACGAGTTTAGGAGCGCTGAGCGTCATCACGCGGGGACTGCCGCCTCGCCAGCGCATCGGTTCGATCACGCCGCGTTCTGCCCTGCGGGCGGCACGCACCCACTTTTCGGGCGACCTCGCGGGGTGGCTCGAGATCGACCGCATCGCCGCCGACCAGTTCGTGCGCCGCCTCCGCGTCGAGCAGCCGGACTTCGCATTTGCCGCGCTCACTGGCGTCGACAAGGTCTCGCACTCGCGGGGGCAGAGCTCGCCGCTGACGATCGATGCCCTCCGCATCGTCGACGCGACCGCCGCGCGCATTCGCGACGACGCCGAGCGAAGCGCACGCTGGGACGACATGCATCTGTGGATCGTGAGCGACCACGGACACTCGCGCGTCACGTCGCACGAGGATCTCACCGGCGTCATCGAGGCGATCGGCCATCGCACCATGTCGCACCCCTGGGTCGTGACGCTCGGCGCCGAAGTCGCGGTGATGGTGAGCGGCAACGCCATGGCGCATTTGTACTGCGACGTCCGGGCACGCGCGCGTCCCTCGGTCGACGCGTCACGCTGGCGCGCGTTGTGTGATGCGCTCCTTGCCCGTCGCTCGGTCGACCTACTCGCCGTGCGTCGCGGCGACCGCGTCATCGTGCGATCGGCCGACCGAGGCGATGCCGCCGTTTGGCGAACGGAGCGCGGATTCCACTACACGCGCGAATCGGGTGATCCACTCGGTGTCGGCCAGGACGTCTGCGGCGCTTCGGACGACGAGGCGTACGATCTCACGATCGACACCGACTATCCGGATTCGATCGTCCAGGTCGTTCACCTCGTTTCGTCGCCGCGGTCGGGCGACATCGTACTCTCGGCGGCGCGCGATTGGGATTTTCGTGCGCGCTACGAACCGATTCGCCACGTGAGCTCGCACGGCGCGCTGCACCGAGAGCACATGCTGGTGCCGCTGCTCACGAATCGTCCCTTGCCAGACGCGCCGCGGCGGACCGTGGATGTGATGCCCAGCGCGTTAGCCGCGCTCGGCGCGCCGATGCCGCCGATTCTCGATGGACGGTCGTTCCTCAGTGCACCATCGTCGCAAACTGTTTCGGTATTCCCACCTGAATGATTCCGACCGCGCCCTTTTCGGCGTCCGCGAAGCTATGCGTCACGAAGGGGTAGAGCCCCTCGCCGCCGTCAAAGACCGCCTCGAACACCACACCGCCGCCCGCCGGCACCGTATAGGTCTGAACGCCAGTGAGCGCGTGGGCCGGATTTCCGTCGGGATACACACGGTCGAACACCGCACCGACGACATGGAAATCGCTGTTGAACGTCGGCCCCGCGTTGACGACGAAGAATCGCACGCGATCGCCTGCGTCGACCTTGATCGGATGATCCTTGTACTGAAACGCGCGGCCGTTGAACACTACCTGCGACGGGTTGCGCGACGTCGCTGCTTGCCAATCGGGCTGCATCGGCACCATCACGCCGCCGGCTTTGGCCGTGTCGCCCGGCTTCGCGTAGAACTCGCTCTGCACGAGCACGTACTCCTTGTCAGCCTGCGTGCCCCAGCCACCCTTCGGATCGACGATGATCGGGAAATACATGCCTTGCATGAGGTGCATGAGCACCGGGGGCGTGCCGCAGTGAACCATGAACGCGCCAGCATCACGCGCGAGAAACTCGAACGACACCGAGTCCTTGGGCAGGATCATCCGATAGGCGACGTTGGGCGGAATGCGCGCGGCGTGAAAGTCGATCGAATGCGGCATCGGCGACTCGTTCACCACGGTGACCCTCACCGAGTCCCCCTGTCGCACGCGCAGCACCGGACCCGGCACCGTACCGCCGAACGTCCAACCCTGATACGCCACGCCGTTCGAGATCTCGACGATGGCGTCCTTGATGGGAACGCGGAACTGCTTGATGTCGGCGTCGCTCGCAGGCGCGAGTCGCGGATCGTAGACAGGGCTCGTCGCACGCCGCAGGGTGTCGAAGTCGACGCGATCGACCGTCGAGTGACGCCGCGCGCCGGTGAGAAGGGCTAGACCGCCAAGGAGTGCCGTGGCGCCGAGGGTGGCTGAAATCCAGGTTTGCTTCCGCATTGAAACTTCTCCGGTCGGGGAGCGAAGCGCGGTGGCGCATTGCCGTCGGGCTTGTAGGAGAAGTTCGTCTTTTCCGGGCAATATCTCCGTCGGACGAAGCCGGAAAGCCGATCCGATGGGTACCCGACAAGCCCGTCAGGGAAACCCTCACCAGGTCGGCGAGCCCGATTTCTCAGTCGGGGCGAGCCGGGCCTCCGCGGCACGTGGCGCCGCCTCGTGCCGAGGGTAAGGATTAGACGAGCCCAATTGCATTTTTGAACATGCCTCAATCGATCGACGCTGTCATCAAACGATCTTGGTCATCGGTCGCGGCCAGGCTCGTGTGGCGCGCCATCCGACATCCCCGCACCGGGTTGGCGCTGCTTCGCGTCGGCTGGCGGTTCCGCGCGCGTGATTGGTATCGCCGGTTCCCGTTTCTTCCGCTCCCCGACGCCACCTACGTGCGTTGGCGGATGTATACCGCCTATGGTGACGAATCTGCGGTGCCGAGCGCGGATGATGTCGAGCGATACGCGACATGGGCCGTGCGCAAACCATGATCGAATCGCTGATCAAGGCACAGGCGTACGGCCTTGGCTTCGACCTCGTCGGCATCGCCAAGCTCGGCCCCGCGGAGACCGCGCCGGCCTTCGACGCGTGGCTCGAGCGCGGCTACGAGGGCGAGATGGCGTACATGTCACGGACCGCGGCCAAGCGACGCGACTCGCGCTTGCCATTTCCGACGGCCAAGAGCGCGATCGTCGTCGGAATGGACTACGGCGGACGCGAGCCCTCCGGTCCCGTCGCACGGTACGCGCGCGGCGACGACTACCATGAAGTGCTGCTCGAGCGTCTTCAATCCCTGCACCATTTTGTCGAAGCGGCGGTCGGCTCTCGCGTCACGGGGAAAGCGTACGTCGACACCGGTCCGATCCTCGAGCGCGATCTCGGACGACGCGCCGGACTCGGCTGGTTCGGCAAGAACACGATGCTGATCAACCCGCAGCGCGGGTCGTTCTTTTTTCTCGCCGAATTGGTGCTGGATCTCGAGCTCGACCCCGACGCGCCGTTCGCGAGCGATCATTGTGGCACGTGCCGCCGGTGCATCGATGCCTGTCCGACGGGCGCGATCGTCGAAGAGCGTGTGCTCGATTCGAACCGGTGCATCTCGTATCTCACGATCGAGATCAAGGGCGAGATTCCGGGGGAATGGCATGCGGCCATCGGGGGCCACGTGTACGGGTGCGACGTGTGCCAGGAAGTGTGTCCGTGGAATGAGAAGTTCTCGGTGCCGGTACGCGAGGACGCGTTTCGGACGCGCACAGCGCTCGAAGGTCGGGACGCTCCCGCGCTGGCGCGAGAGATTCTTTCGACGGACGACGAGCATTTTCGCAGCGCGTTCAGAGCGTCGCCAATGAAGCGCGCCAAGTTGCGGGGGTTACGGCGGAACGCGGCCATCGTGCTCGGGAACGTCGTCGGGGCGGACGGTTAGGCGGCGCCGTCGCGGACTCCGGGGCGCCTCTTCGCCTCCCTCCACAACCGAGGCTTCCGCGGAGGTCGAGCGCGAGGAACGAGAGCTCGGTCTGGCTGAGAGCATTTGCTCTGGCTGCGGGGCGCCGACGGCTCATCGTCACTGCTGCCTCATCCCTCAACAGAGGTCATGGACACCTCCGCAGTCCTGAACAAGGCACTCGTCGGCCGATACGAGATCGAGCGCGAGATCGGCGCGGGGGGAATGGCCAGCGTCTATCTCGCGCGCGACGTCAAACATCGCCGCCAAATCGCGCTCAAACTCCTCAAGCCGGAGTTGGGCGCCGCGCTCGGCGTCGAGCGCTTCCTGGCGGAGATTCAGGTGACGGCCAACCTGCAGCGCGAGCCGTGCGCGCTCGCGCGTCCCTGGCCGTTTCGTCCGCCGAGACGGTGAGCGTCCGTCGGACTCATGCCCGCTTTGCCGTGAACGTACCGCTCGCCATCCCGCCGAGATCGACCGAGCCTTTGAGCGCGTCCTTGCTCTCGATTGTGCCGGTGTAGGTCACGGTGACCGCAGTGCCCTGCACGTTCCCCTGCAGCGTGAACGAGAACTTTCCGTCCTTCACCGAGCCTTTGAGCTCCGCCTCGCCGAGCATTTGCGAAGAGTAGTGCCCGGTGAGCGAATCGCCCTTCTGCGTCAAGGTCACGGTTGGCGTGCCGCTCCCGCCGTCGGTGTTCACGGTGAAGAGCCATTTCCCGGTGAGATCGACGCTCGCACTCGACTGCGCGAACCCCACTGACGGTAGCGATGCGGCCCCGAGCACGACGACAGGCAGGATCATTCTCCAAAGCGATCGCATACGAGAGCTCCGAAAGAGGTGGCACGAATCCGAGCGGCACGAGCGTTCCGCGCGATCGAATCTGATTCGTCGCGCGTCGGTGGGCGAGGGTCGGCGCGCACGCCGTTCGCCGCGACCGAAAAGTCATGCCGGCTGTGCGGGGGGCCCCGGTCGACAGCGTCCGTACATTTTCGCGCATGGAAGACACCGAACATTCGCGAAACACATCCTCGATCGAGCTCGGGCTCGACACCTTCGGCGACGTCACGCGTGGCGCGGACGGCAAGCTCCTCTCCCACGCGCAGACGATCCGCGACGTCATCGACGAAGCCGTGCTCGCCGACGAGGTGGGCGCCGACTTCATCGGCGTCGGCGAGCACCACCGCGACGACTTTTCGATCTCGGCCCCCGAAGTCGTTCTAGCGGCGATCGCCGGACGCACGCGCCGCATCAAGCTCGGCTCAGCCGTGACGGTGCTCAGCTCCGACGACCCGGTGCGCGTTTTCGAGCGCTTCGCCACGCTCGACGCCGCGTCGAACGGCCGCGCCGAGGTGATCCTCGGCCGCGGATCGTTCACCGAGTCGTTTCCGCTGTTTGGGTATCCGCTCTCGAAATACGAGGTGCTATTCGAGGAGAAGCTCGAGCTGTTCGCCGCGCTGCTGCACTACGACCGCACCGGCGAGCCGGTGAGCTGGGAGGGTTCGACCCGCGCGTCGCTGGAGAAGACGCGCGTATTTCCGACGACCGAACACGGACTCAAGGTTTGGATCGGAGTCGGCGGCAGCCCGGAATCGGTCGTGCGTGCGGCGCGCTATCGGCTTCCGCTCACGCTGGCGATCATCGGCGGCGATCCGCGGCGGTTCAAGCCGTTCATACAGCTGTACACCCAGGCGCTCACACAAATGAACGCGCCCATGCTGCCCGTCGGCGTGCACTCGCCGGGACACGTCGCGGATACCGACGAGCAGGCTCGCGAGGCGATGTGGCCCGCGTTCAAGGCGATGCACGACCGCATCGGCGCGGAACGCGGGTGGGGGCCGATCAGTCGCGCGCAGTTCGAGCAGGAGGTCGAACGTGGCTCGCTGTACGTCGGATCGCCGGAAACCGTCGCCGGCAAGATCGTCGGCACCGCGCGCGCGCTCGGAATCGAGCGATTCGACATGAAGTACAGTGCGGGCACGCTGCCGCACGACAAGATGATGCGCAGCATCGAGCTGTACGGACGCTCGGTGATCCCGCGCGTGCGCGAGCTGCTCCGCTGACGCAACTTTAGCGATGATCCACTTCGTCGTCGGCGCCGAGGGCAGCTTCTCGATGCGATACTACCTCGACGAAGAAGGGATCGCGCTGCGGGACTGCATGCGTGTCGTGCTGTACGACGAATTGGCGCGTTTCGATCGCCTGCCGCTCGGTACGTGGGTCTTTACCGAGATCGATCGCCTGACAAACGCGGAGCGCGACCTCGCGAACCTCGCGTGCGAGCGCCTCGCCGGCGCAAACGGCCTCGCGCGCGTGATGAACCAACCGGGCCGCGTGCTCCTACGTCACGAATTGCTGCACGCGGCCCGTGCGGCGGGCATGAATCGCTTTTGCGCGTGGCGCGCGACGGACGTCGTTTTCGGCGACGGCCGGACGGCGAAAGACCATCGGACCACTGGCGCCGCGGCGCTCCGCTACCCGGTCTTCGTCCGCTTCGCCAACCGGCACACGGGCAATCTGACACCACTGCTCGAATCGCCGAAGCAGCTCGAGGCCGCGCTCGCTTCGCTCATGTCGTCGCGCCACCGACTGCACGAACTGCTCGTCGTCGAGTTCTGCGACACCAAGGACGAAGACGGACTCTATCGCAAATATTCGGCGTACAAGATCGGGGATCGCGTCGTGCCGCGGTACCTGGAGATCAGCCGCGAGTGGATGGTGAAGTGGGATTATAGAATCTTCGACCGCGTCCGCGCCGACGAGGAAACGCGCTACCTCGCGGCGAATCCGCACGAGGCATGGATTCGCGACATTTTCGAGGTCGCGGGAACCGACTACGGCCGCGTCGACTATGGCGTGCTCGAGGGCGTTCCACAGGTCTGGGAGATCAACACGAACCCGACGATCGGCCGACCGCCGGGACCGAAGGTTCCGTATCTGCCCCATATCGCGGCCTACAAGGAAATGCTCGCGCCCGCCTTTGGCGCGTTTTACCAGAATTTTGAAACGGCGTGGCGAGCCGTCGACACCGCCGACTCGGACGACAACGTGGAGTTCGGCGTACCGAGCGCGCTCCGCCGCGCCGTCGAGACCGGCGTTCGGCAACGCCGACGCGCAGAACAAATCGGCTCAGTCGTGGGCGCGATCGCGCGCCAAGCATGGGTTCGGCCGGTGACGCGTTTCGTGAAACGAGGTCTTGCGTCGCTGGCGTCCGCTCGGCTGCGATTCGGCCGCTGACAACACCGCGCATCGAGCGCGGGGGCATTGGATCAAGGTCCTCCAGCATCATCGGTGAAGCGCCAGCCGATGCGCGCCTTCCTCTTGCTTAGGCATAGCCGCATACCGTATGGAACGGCGACGACTCGCAACCGCGAGGCGACCCCGAGGCGCCCGCGGGTTGGATTTCAGTGGGACGGGTACCGAGATGACGACCTCGTTGATCGACAGCGTGAAGAATTTGGCCACGCCGGATCTGACCTCGAAAATCGCATCGAGTTTGGGAGAGCCCATGCATGGCGTGTCGAGCGCTTTGTTGGGCGGGCTGAACTCGATGCTGCTCGGAATTCTTGGAAAAACGGCGGATCCGACGGCCATGCGGTCGGTGTTCAACATCGTGACCGACCCCGTCAACGACGGACGCGTTCTCGACAACCCCGCCGACCTCGTCGGCGCCCCCGAAGGCGCGTTGTCATCGCTCGGCGGACAGCTC
This genomic interval carries:
- a CDS encoding TIGR00730 family Rossman fold protein, with the protein product MVDDAIRTYIPPVTEDEKLLQSGSSRDDFTRTDPWRVMRIMGEFIEGFDNLAHVTKGVTIFGSARTHPDDPQYQAAQEVARLLAEAGFAIITGAGPGIMEAANKGAKQGGGTSIGCNIELPFEQGANPYLDTLINFRYFFVRKTMFIKYSNAFIIFPGGYGTLDEAFEALTLIQTGKIYQFPVVMFGRHYWAGLIRWIQSRVLGEAKISPGDLDLILLTDDPQEAAHAVIQAWEAQNGGGR
- a CDS encoding multicopper oxidase domain-containing protein, whose amino-acid sequence is MRKQTWISATLGATALLGGLALLTGARRHSTVDRVDFDTLRRATSPVYDPRLAPASDADIKQFRVPIKDAIVEISNGVAYQGWTFGGTVPGPVLRVRQGDSVRVTVVNESPMPHSIDFHAARIPPNVAYRMILPKDSVSFEFLARDAGAFMVHCGTPPVLMHLMQGMYFPIIVDPKGGWGTQADKEYVLVQSEFYAKPGDTAKAGGVMVPMQPDWQAATSRNPSQVVFNGRAFQYKDHPIKVDAGDRVRFFVVNAGPTFNSDFHVVGAVFDRVYPDGNPAHALTGVQTYTVPAGGGVVFEAVFDGGEGLYPFVTHSFADAEKGAVGIIQVGIPKQFATMVH
- a CDS encoding LLM class flavin-dependent oxidoreductase, which codes for MEDTEHSRNTSSIELGLDTFGDVTRGADGKLLSHAQTIRDVIDEAVLADEVGADFIGVGEHHRDDFSISAPEVVLAAIAGRTRRIKLGSAVTVLSSDDPVRVFERFATLDAASNGRAEVILGRGSFTESFPLFGYPLSKYEVLFEEKLELFAALLHYDRTGEPVSWEGSTRASLEKTRVFPTTEHGLKVWIGVGGSPESVVRAARYRLPLTLAIIGGDPRRFKPFIQLYTQALTQMNAPMLPVGVHSPGHVADTDEQAREAMWPAFKAMHDRIGAERGWGPISRAQFEQEVERGSLYVGSPETVAGKIVGTARALGIERFDMKYSAGTLPHDKMMRSIELYGRSVIPRVRELLR
- the speY gene encoding deoxyhypusine synthase; its protein translation is MAKHSDNKPSAAGPKGAQKAAAEERERSGAKHEAREKSKYLRGPRIEPKAISGTETAADLIDNVFLAYNAARLREACGLFTKKMLDPDVTVGMTLTGALTPAGLGMAALIPLIESGFVDWIISTGANLYHDTHFGLGLAMHRGNPQESDVVLRDEGVVRIYDIFFDYDVLLSTDAFFRAVIQGPEFQRAMSSAEFHNLCGKYVRERERALAVGQKSLLSAAYNAGVPIYTSSPGDSSIGMNVAALALEGNKCTIDPNLDVNETASIVLDAKRSGGKSAVLICGGGSPKNFMLQTEPQIQEVLGIDEKGHDYFLQITDARPDTGGLSGATPAEAVSWGKIDPDRLPDAVVCYMDSTVALPLLTSYAKARHADRPLKRLYDRRDAMMERLRAEFARSSDASFASGAHAG
- a CDS encoding GreA/GreB family elongation factor, whose protein sequence is MIEELKQKLAAEAERLQYELNVTLPQEIRKAVELGDLRENSEYKAALERQQFVQARLGHLRERLSKLSAIDPSQIPSDRVGLGSKVVLEDQKAGGRETYYLVFGDAIEFEEGHVTMASPIGRALLGKAVGEVAYLRLPTMVRQLRVVELRTIHDRGGGEE
- a CDS encoding HD domain-containing phosphohydrolase is translated as MSAQSTAFPLPLSGAAAHLVVEAETAERAGNRELARLLYDRALRLLRESRAASTILRRIARSYCDDGQLDVALDCLDAALGSAEAHGALADIAHAKNLAGNILLTRGDYAAAEPMYARALSLAVETGERQLEAMVAQNLGVIASMRGDLPAALEHYATSLVVYRTLGMQRQVGHALNNMALVYTHLGRLDEAQAAYDEAIVLCRAAGDVPHRLLALTNAARLHLVRGDLNAADALCQSILPEAIEANDDRALGETYKHLGVIARARGDFESAERHFAAAYDNAIRREDLLLAGETARDQAELFELLHKNRETLQALTQSHRLFTKLESQRNLAELQERVERLEERFYLVVARWASSIESKDNYLRGHCERVADYACALARDIGFDEITMFWFRIGALLHDVGKISVPTEILNKPGRLTPREREVMEGHAAAGAELLADIEFPWDILPMVRHHHERWDGAGYPDRIAGENIALAARIVCVADVFDALTTDRPYRAAFSRDEALTMMNNDRGKIFDPYLLTRFNRIVQEEAAAIPRRRRGRVSYGARRRGAGAPSSAA
- a CDS encoding alkaline phosphatase family protein, translating into MSVVILLADGARPDTLAAALDSGALPALARLRAEGGLHTVTSCFPSVTGPAYAPFLMGRFPGPVGLPGLRWFDRDRTACTFPDYSRSYVGYQMSAVNRDVDASAPTIFELTGTSLGALSVITRGLPPRQRIGSITPRSALRAARTHFSGDLAGWLEIDRIAADQFVRRLRVEQPDFAFAALTGVDKVSHSRGQSSPLTIDALRIVDATAARIRDDAERSARWDDMHLWIVSDHGHSRVTSHEDLTGVIEAIGHRTMSHPWVVTLGAEVAVMVSGNAMAHLYCDVRARARPSVDASRWRALCDALLARRSVDLLAVRRGDRVIVRSADRGDAAVWRTERGFHYTRESGDPLGVGQDVCGASDDEAYDLTIDTDYPDSIVQVVHLVSSPRSGDIVLSAARDWDFRARYEPIRHVSSHGALHREHMLVPLLTNRPLPDAPRRTVDVMPSALAALGAPMPPILDGRSFLSAPSSQTVSVFPPE
- the queG gene encoding tRNA epoxyqueuosine(34) reductase QueG — encoded protein: MIESLIKAQAYGLGFDLVGIAKLGPAETAPAFDAWLERGYEGEMAYMSRTAAKRRDSRLPFPTAKSAIVVGMDYGGREPSGPVARYARGDDYHEVLLERLQSLHHFVEAAVGSRVTGKAYVDTGPILERDLGRRAGLGWFGKNTMLINPQRGSFFFLAELVLDLELDPDAPFASDHCGTCRRCIDACPTGAIVEERVLDSNRCISYLTIEIKGEIPGEWHAAIGGHVYGCDVCQEVCPWNEKFSVPVREDAFRTRTALEGRDAPALAREILSTDDEHFRSAFRASPMKRAKLRGLRRNAAIVLGNVVGADG